CTGCGCACCGAGGCCAGCTCCCGCTATGAAAAGGGCCTGGACCCCAACACCTGCAGCAGGGCCCTGGCCCGCGCGCTGGAGCTGGTGCAGCTGCTGGACGCGGGCGACGTGGTGAACGGCATTGTGGACGTATACCCCTCCCCCCGCGAAAAGCGCCGCATCCCCCTGCGCCCCGAGGCCGTCAACCGCCTGCTGGGCATCCGGCTCAGCCGCAGCGAGATGGCCGGCATCCTGCTGCCTCTGGGCTTTGAGCTGGAGGGCGACATGCTCGTCTGCCCCACCGACCGCTGGGACATGGAGCGCGACTGCGACATCGCCGAGGAGATCGCCCGCTATGTGGGCTACAACAAGATCCCCAGCACCGTCATGCGGGGCGTGGCCCAGGCCCGCCCCACCCCCCGGCAGGATTTCGACGAAAAGCTCACCGCCGCCCTGGCGGGCTACGGCCTGTGGGAGTGCGAGACCTTCAGCTTCTGCAGCCCCAAATGCTTCGACGCGATCCATCTGCCGGAAAACGATCCCCTGCGCAGCGCCGTGGTGCTTTCCAACCCCCTGGGCGAGGATACCTCCATCATGCGCACCACCGCCCTGCCCAGCGTTCTGGAAGTGGTGAGCCGCAACTGGGGCGCCCGCGCGGCCGAGTGCGCGGTGTTCGAGCAGGCCACCGAATACACCCCCAGCCCCCTCGGCCACGAGGTGGCCGACAACGACTTCAACGATTACCCGGCCCTGTGCGAAAAGCTCGCCGCCGAGGGAAAAACCCCCTCGGACCTGCTGCCTACGGAAACACAAAAGCTCATCCTGGCCGCCTACGGCGCCAAGTGGGATTATCTGGCCATCAAGGGCGTGGTGGAAAAGCTGCTTGCCACCGCCGGCGTAACCGGGTATACTGTGCGCCGCAACGCGCAGGGCGCCGCCTATCATCCCGGCCGCGCCGCCGATCTGTACCTGGGCGAAACCAAGCTGGCCACCCTGGGCGAGGTGCACCCGGCGGTGTGCGCCAATTACGGCGTAAAGGCGCGCATCGTGGCCGCCGACGTGAACCTGGACGCGGTGTTTGCGGCCCGCGCGGCAGGTGTGCAGTACCAGCCGCTGCCCAAGCACCCCTCCACCAGCCGCGATCTGGCCCTGGTGGCCGAAGACGCCCTTCCCGCGGCCGAGCTGGCCGCCTGCATCCGCAAGGGCGCGGGCAAAATTCTCGAAAGCCTCTCCCTGTTCGATGTGTACACCGGCGACAAGATCGGCCCCGGCAAAAAGAGCCTGGCCTACAACCTGGTGTTCCGCGCCGCCGACCGTACCCTCACCGACGAGGAAGTCGACGCCGCCGTGCAGAAGGTGCTCAAAAACCTGGCTGAGCTGGGCGTGCAGCTTCGCAGCTGAGCCTCCGGCGCCTTTCATCCGCGCAAACAGGCCCCCGTTCCCGGCTTTGGGAACGGGGGCCTGTTCTCCTTTTGGCAAACCCTGCATTTTTCACACAATCGACTCCGGCCGCGCCGCGGTCACATCCATGCGAAGGGTGCGGGGCGGGCGCGCCTTGCGGTACGCCTCCCGCAGCCGGTTCTGCACAACGCCGCTGTCCTCAATGCTGCGCACCGACAGCATCAGCACATACTGGTTGCGGCTGTAGCGGCTGAACACGTCGCCCTTGCGCAGCACCTTCTGGATCTCCTCTTTCATGGCCAGCATCAGCCGGGTCAGTTCCTCCTTGGGCACGGTCTGGCCGCGCACCGGCAGAAAGGTCATCAGGAACAGGGCCACGCACCCGCCGCTGCGGGCAGCGCTGCGCACCACCATGTGGTACATATGCTTAAAAACCTCATACTGGCAGAAGTACGCGCCCCGGATGGGCCGCGAATCCCGGGTCGCCTCGTCCAGGTCCTTCTGGATGTGAAGGATATCGTCCACCGCCGGGTTCGAGCTCTCCGAGGCCCACTGGTAGATCGTGCGCAAAGGCGCCGGCAGCGGTTCGCCCAGCTCGTCAAAAAACAGGTTCGCCACCACCGGGTAGTACTTCAGCACGGCGTTTTTCATTCCCAGCTGCTGCATGGCCGTGAACTGCCTGAGATACAGATCCTCGTCCAGCGGTTCGGTCAGCACGGCCCGGTTGCACAGCGCCAGCGCTTCCTCCGCCGCCGCTTTGGTGTGCCGCGCCAGCAGCAGGCCGGCGGCGGTGATGGTCAGGTCCAGGTACTGCTGGCGCAGTGCGCTCGCCCGGGGGATCACCCAGTGCCGGTCGCCGAGGCCGGGCAAAAAGTCCCCGGTATAAAGCGCCAGGGCCGCGCGGCACAATTCCAGCCGCTCGTCCTCCTGCCCGTCCTTGGCGGCCTGGTAGTAAAGCTTGGCAAAGCGCTCCACATCCAGCTCCATGGGCGCCTCGGTGTTCCAGCAATAC
This window of the Oscillospiraceae bacterium genome carries:
- the pheT gene encoding phenylalanine--tRNA ligase beta subunit, with amino-acid sequence MKMPLGWAKEFADITCTPQEYADRMTMSGSKVECFESEADSISNVVVGRILEIVPHPDSDHMVVCQVEVGAERPVQIVTGANNLKVGDLVPAALHKSCLPGGVKITKGKLRGVESCGMLCSLSELGLTTHDFPHAVEDGILVLDEEWAPGTPAVQALGLDDVTVEFEITPNRPDCLAVRGLGRETAATFGVPFKDHTPVVQPGHGDVNRLLTVDVENTDLCYRYCGAVVENVRVGPSPRWMRQRLRNCGVRPINNLVDITNYVMLEYGQPMHCFDYQYVNGGHIRVRSAREGERIVTLDGADRALSPEMLIIADDAGPIGVAGVMGGEYSGTYGHTTSVVFESAMFNGPSVRTTAKKLGLRTEASSRYEKGLDPNTCSRALARALELVQLLDAGDVVNGIVDVYPSPREKRRIPLRPEAVNRLLGIRLSRSEMAGILLPLGFELEGDMLVCPTDRWDMERDCDIAEEIARYVGYNKIPSTVMRGVAQARPTPRQDFDEKLTAALAGYGLWECETFSFCSPKCFDAIHLPENDPLRSAVVLSNPLGEDTSIMRTTALPSVLEVVSRNWGARAAECAVFEQATEYTPSPLGHEVADNDFNDYPALCEKLAAEGKTPSDLLPTETQKLILAAYGAKWDYLAIKGVVEKLLATAGVTGYTVRRNAQGAAYHPGRAADLYLGETKLATLGEVHPAVCANYGVKARIVAADVNLDAVFAARAAGVQYQPLPKHPSTSRDLALVAEDALPAAELAACIRKGAGKILESLSLFDVYTGDKIGPGKKSLAYNLVFRAADRTLTDEEVDAAVQKVLKNLAELGVQLRS